One Sporomusaceae bacterium ACPt DNA window includes the following coding sequences:
- the cysG gene encoding Siroheme synthase, giving the protein MGTGMVYLVGAGPGDYGLISAKAITCISQADIIVYDRLADDRLLRHARTDVELIYVGKASSEHTMRQEDINQLLVDKAQENKIVVRLKGGDPFVFGRGGEEALKLVENNIPFEVVPGITSAISVPAYAGIPVTHRGIAASFAVITGHEDPAKAESTIKWDKLATAVDTLVFLMGVENLPYITGKLIEHGRPADTPAAVIRWGTKPEQQVLVTTVGQAAQDVAAKGLKPPAIFIVGHVVTLRDKLAWFDTKPLFGKKILVTRAREQASALIDGLSKLGAHCIEAPSIKIVPPESYTLIDAAIAKLKEYQWLIFTSVNGVDHFFGRLAAVGLDTRAISAKIAAIGVPTAARLKNHGIIADIVPVEFRAEGIVEVLGPYITSGMKVLIPRALVARDILPEKLTEMGAVVDVVPAYRTVTGDIDRQELAAKLSEGAIDLVTFTSSSTVSNLLNLLGENGAQLVAKAKVACIGPITAETCSDHGIKPDVIAEEYTIKGLIEAITALYDREE; this is encoded by the coding sequence ATGGGAACAGGAATGGTCTACTTAGTCGGCGCCGGTCCTGGTGATTACGGATTAATTAGCGCAAAAGCCATAACATGTATAAGCCAGGCAGATATCATTGTGTATGACCGGCTGGCTGATGATCGCCTTTTGCGTCACGCCCGGACAGATGTTGAACTTATCTATGTCGGCAAAGCCTCAAGCGAGCATACGATGCGCCAGGAGGACATTAACCAGCTGCTTGTCGACAAAGCCCAGGAAAACAAAATTGTTGTCCGTCTCAAAGGCGGCGACCCGTTTGTATTTGGGCGCGGCGGTGAAGAAGCGCTTAAACTTGTTGAAAATAATATTCCGTTTGAGGTAGTGCCAGGCATTACTTCGGCGATCTCAGTACCGGCCTATGCCGGTATTCCGGTTACTCACCGGGGTATTGCCGCTTCATTTGCTGTTATTACCGGGCATGAGGACCCCGCCAAAGCTGAATCTACTATTAAATGGGATAAGCTGGCCACAGCCGTCGATACGCTGGTATTTTTGATGGGGGTTGAGAACTTGCCATACATAACCGGCAAGTTGATCGAGCACGGCCGTCCGGCCGATACTCCGGCCGCTGTCATCCGCTGGGGCACCAAGCCTGAACAGCAAGTATTGGTCACTACCGTCGGCCAAGCGGCGCAGGACGTGGCGGCCAAAGGTTTGAAGCCGCCGGCTATCTTCATCGTCGGTCATGTTGTCACATTACGGGATAAGCTGGCCTGGTTTGACACCAAGCCTCTATTCGGTAAGAAAATCCTGGTTACCCGGGCCCGTGAACAGGCCAGTGCGCTCATTGACGGCCTGTCCAAGCTGGGGGCTCACTGTATTGAGGCCCCGTCTATTAAAATTGTGCCGCCGGAAAGCTACACACTTATCGATGCGGCCATTGCCAAGTTAAAAGAATACCAGTGGCTGATATTCACCAGTGTTAACGGTGTTGACCATTTCTTTGGCCGTTTAGCTGCCGTCGGGCTTGATACCCGAGCCATCTCCGCCAAAATTGCCGCCATTGGCGTACCGACCGCCGCCCGGCTGAAAAATCACGGCATCATTGCTGATATTGTTCCGGTTGAATTTAGAGCCGAAGGCATCGTTGAGGTACTTGGACCATATATAACTTCCGGTATGAAGGTGCTTATTCCGCGTGCTTTGGTAGCCCGCGATATTTTGCCGGAAAAATTAACCGAAATGGGCGCTGTTGTTGACGTTGTTCCGGCGTACCGTACGGTAACAGGCGATATTGACAGACAGGAACTGGCCGCCAAACTGTCTGAGGGAGCTATTGACCTTGTTACCTTTACCAGCTCGTCGACTGTCAGTAACCTTCTAAATCTGCTGGGGGAAAACGGTGCTCAACTTGTTGCCAAAGCCAAGGTAGCCTGTATCGGGCCGATTACGGCCGAAACTTGCTCGGATCATGGCATTAAGCCTGATGTAATTGCCGAGGAATATACCATCAAAGGCTTAATCGAAGCAATTACAGCTTTATATGACAGGGAGGAATAA